The following coding sequences lie in one Zea mays cultivar B73 unplaced genomic scaffold, Zm-B73-REFERENCE-NAM-5.0 scaffold_45, whole genome shotgun sequence genomic window:
- the LOC118475437 gene encoding photosystem II D2 protein, translated as MTIAVGRVTKEENDLFDIMDDWLRRDRFVFVGWSGLLLFPCAYFALGGWFTGTTFVTSWYTHGLASSYLEGCNFLTAAVSTPANSLAHSLLLLWGPEAQGDFTRWCQLGGLWTFVALHGAFALIGFMLRQFELARSVQLRPYNAISFSGPIAVFVSVFLIYPLGQSGWFFAPSFGVAAIFRFILFFQGFHNWTLNPFHMMGVAGVLGAALLCAIHGATVENTLFEDGDGANTFRAFNPTQAEETYSMVTANRFWSQIFGVAFSNKRWLHFFMLFVPVTGLWMSAIGVVGLALNLRAYDFVSQEIRAAEDPEFETFYTKNILLNEGIRAWMAAQDQPHENLIFPEEVLPRGNAL; from the coding sequence ATGACTATAGCCGTTGGTAGAGTTACTAAAGAAGAAAACGATCTATTTGATATTATGGACGACTGGTTACGAAGGGACCGTTTCGTTTTTGTAGGATGGTCCGGCTTATTGCTCTTTCCTTGTGCTTATTTCGCTTTAGGGGGTTGGTTTACAGGGACTACTTTTGTAACTTCTTGGTATACCCATGGATTGGCTAGTTCCTATTTGGAAGGTTGCAATTTCTTAACCGCGGCGGTTTCCACACCTGCCAATAGTTTAGCACACTCTTTGTTGCTACTATGGGGACCGGAAGCACAGGGAGATTTTACTCGTTGGTGTCAATTAGGTGGTCTTTGGACTTTTGTCGCTCTCCATGGAGCTTTTGCACTAATAGGTTTCATGCTACGTCAATTTGAACTTGCTCGGTCTGTTCAATTGCGGCCTTATAATGCAATTTCATTCTCTGGTCCAATCGCTGTTTTTGTTTCCGTATTCCTTATTTATCCACTGGGACAATCTGGTTGGTTCTTTGCGCCGAGTTTTGGCGTAGCAGCTATATTTCGGTTCATCCTTTTCTTCCAAGGATTTCATAATTGGACGTTGAACCCATTTCATATGATGGGAGTTGCCGGAGTATTAGGCGCAGCTCTGCTATGCGCTATCCACGGGGCTACCGTAGAAAACACTCTATTCGAAGATGGCGATGGTGCAAATACCTTCCGTGCTTTTAACCCAACTCAAGCTGAAGAAACTTATTCAATGGTCACTGCTAACCGCTTTTGGTCCCAAATCTTTGGTGTTGCTTTTTCCAATAAACGTTGGTTACATTTCTTTATGCTATTTGTACCCGTCACCGGTTTATGGATGAGTGCTATTGGCGTAGTTGGTCTGGCTCTGAACCTACGTGCCTATGACTTCGTTTCCCAGGAAATCCGTGCAGCGGAAGATCCTGAATTTGAGACTTTCTACACCAAAAATATTCTTTTAAACGAGGGTATTCGTGCGTGGATGGCAGCTCAGGATCagcctcatgaaaatcttatattCCCTGAGGAGGTTCTACCACGTGGAAACGCTCTTTAA